DNA from Gymnogyps californianus isolate 813 unplaced genomic scaffold, ASM1813914v2 HiC_scaffold_47, whole genome shotgun sequence:
CCCTTGGACGAGCAAACTTCCCCTCTCACCCCTCCTGCCTTGCCGGAAAGCCCTTACCCATCTCAGCTCCTTGGGGCTCAGGGTGACGGGACCAGACCGCGGTGGGAAGGCAGGGAAATCTCTCGGCCGTTGGGCAGGACGCTGCAATACAGGCGGGCTTGGTCCTGGCCTCTGGAGCAGATGCGCAATCCATTGGCCGTAACACTGCTGGTGCAGATGCCACTGGAGATGCAGATATctttgcagatgcagataccGTTGCAGACGCCATTCCAGGTGCAAATCCGATTGCAGAGAGCACTGCAGGTGAACATACAATTGAAGATGGAGATCCCAGTGAGAAGCAGATACCGTTGCAGATTCCACTTCAGGTGCAGGTatcagtgctgctgcagaccCCATTGCAGCAGAAGTTAGCCTTGCAGATGCTATTGACGATGCAGGTAGCGTTGCTGATGCCATAGCGGGCACAGATCCCATGGCAGATGGCATGGCAGATGCAAATACCATTGCAAAACCATTGCACAGACCTTTGCAGATGCACATCCCATTCCTGATCATGTCACAGAGGCAGACGCCAAAGCCAACACCATTGCAGATGCAGACGCCTTTTCCCACGCAGATCCGTCTGCAGATGCAGATACCGCTGGAGAAATCACTGCAGAGGCCATTGCTGATGCAAAGCCAGGTGCAGATACAACAGGAGAGGCGGAGGCCATGGCAGATGCAGGTATCGCTGAAGATGCAGAGGCCACTGCAGACACTCACAGCGTTACCAGTGCCGCTGCAGATGCAGATCCCTTTGCAGATAGCCTTGACAACGCCTTTTCAGATACAGACGGCAATACCATGAGGAAGGTACCGATTCCGTTGCAGATACAATGGCAGATGCAGACACAATACACCCACCGTTACGATGCAAGTACAGCCACAGACCCCACTACACATACAGTTGCAGGGGCACTCAGAGGTACAGACAGAGTTACACATGTAATTACAGATGCAAGACGAGCCACAGACAGGAGTACACATGCGATTCCAGCTATAGATAGAGATACAGACGCTGGCGTCACTCCTGAGAGGGGTACCATTACAGAGCGAGGTGCCATTACAGAGCCAGGTAGTGACAGACATAGCATTGAAGGTACAGGGAGGATCTGCACTGGTGTCGGCAATGGCATCAGCATCTTCAATAGCGTCACCGCCGGCTGATTGAATCTGAAATTGTACTTGCATCTGGAAGGCCATCTGCAGCggtatctgcatctgcaatgcCATCTCCAGTGACACTGATGCCAGtatcttcaaaagaaatctgtaatGGCATCTGCATCTCCAGTGGTGTCTGTAATGGTATCTGCATCTGCAGCGGCACCTGAAATGGCACCTGCGTCTTCAATAGCATCTCCATCGGCAATTGCATCTGAAATTCTGTGTCTGAAAGTGTCCCCCGCCTTGGCTGGGGACAGCGTGCGAATGACAGCTGGGGACGTCCCGGAGGATGGCACCTGCCTGGGCCCCGGGAGGGTCCCCCGGTGCCGCATCTGCCCCAGGGCCGTGGGCGCTCGGAGCTTATCGTGAAAGGAGTGGCTTAGATCCCTGAAAGAATCACCGTCAAAGGTATtggcaaaagtgattttaaggtgaatttgtaaaagtgcgacAAAGTTCAATGGCAAGGTTCGCTCTGttacttactacatgggagaaacatacaaaggaaaatcaaattcGAATCGAGGTAGAATGATTCACACAGAGACTGGAGATGCAAAAGGCTAAGGGAGAgcctcccattgagtcacgaggctcagaatggacccccttgctttctaaactcctgatggagcttagcTGCAGCtagatccaatcttagtcccagccttggtcaatggtttatgtccAATGGAATTAAAACAAGGGTGAGGAAAACCTCCCATTGACCATTACTGGGATCCTCTTATGCAGCAACCATCAGTAACGCCCACATGATTTTACATACTATAAACCCACAACAAGAGCTCCAGCTGACCATTATGGAAGTGGGGggggaaattatttctgcctaATAGATACGGGCACTATGCATTCAGCTCCACACAAACAACCACAAAACATGAACACATTGggacaaaaatatattatgggATCTGAAGGAAGTCCCCGACACGTACCCTGTTCAGAAGAGATGCCCCTCCAGCTAGGGCCCCTATTAATTACGCATTCTTTTATACTACTTGCAAACAGCCTAACCAATTTCTTAGGGAGACACTGACGCTGCAAAGTGCAGGCAAATTTAAACTCTtccctgcagggcaggtggCTCCAGAGACCTATCAACAATTTATCTAAATTAGTTGCCCCATTACAGGAAAACTCTAGAGACTTCACCCTActaaaagaactgcaaaaactCCTGCCCCATGTTTGGCGGTGGGATCCCACTGAAGCAGGACTcctaaaatccaaaaaaccgATTAGCCTACGAACTAGAGAAGATCCCCCCCTTCACTCAAACGGTATCCATTCTCTCATGGAGCCATTGAAGGGGTAAAACCCCTAATCCTTAATTTATGCCTTCATAAATATGAAGCAACACTCTGAACAGCTGACAGTGTTACACTGAAATGTTGCCACACTTTAAATTCAGCTTCCTTATTTCCACTGCCCCACAAAGGACACAAAGTGGAAACAAGCTTGCCAAAGCACATAAACCAAGCTTGGTGGCCTCAATCCCTTCAGAAATAGGAAGCAACCCTCTGAACAGCTGACGGCTGGGATGCACACAAATGGCTGAGTtcagctgtgaaacagcagcacaaCCTTGACATGGCTCCTTTCCACTGTCCCCCTACCTGTGAGCATGCTGGGACTTCCTCGCTTCCCTCAAGGCCTCCCAGACTAACAGGGACGTGGCAGCTGTCCAGCCCACGTGCCGTGAGGAGAAACAGTTTTCACCATCAAGGGGGGAGCACATCACTGCATCTGCAGAAGCAAAGGGGCAGCCACGCCTCGGCCTCGCAGATGCCCAAAGCTGCCCTGAGCCCCACGAGCCCCTGGCGCCCCGCCATTTGCTTGGCCCTGAAGCTCTGCGGGGCCTGCCAGCGCTGGGGAGCCCCGGGGACAGAAGCGAAGCACACTGGGCAGCCCCCTGGGGAGAGGGACGGGGGCTCCGTCCTTCCTGCTGGCCGCAGGACGATGCCCTGGGCCACGCCAGCACAGGGCgtctctcctcctcagccccaggGGAAGGCCAGGCCTGAGGaaggccctgggtgctgggctcaGCACGGGCGGTGGGACCGGGGGCACAGCCCTGTCTCCCGCCAGGTGCCGGCCTGGCCGACGCCAGCGGCGCCCGTCccgcagctcctcctgcccagggctgtggctgcagcacaggcagaccCGCATTTGGGGAAAGACGTGCCCATGCGGAGCACATCCAGGGcagctcccctcctctcccccctcctttccccctcccctccctccctgagcaGGCCCAGACCCCGGGAGCGCACCGAGGGACGGCAGAGCTGTGCACACACCTTGCGCTGCTGAGAGAACAGCTCCAGGTGAAACGGCCCTTCTCGAAGGCCGTCTCTCCGCAGGCCCAGTGTCCCGGCTGGCTGAGGAGCGAGCTGCGGTGGGGGGGCAGCGGGCGCAggccagctctggcaggagaggCCCGGGCTGCCCCTGCTCGCCCGGCAATAGGCACGCCATTGGCCAcggctgagccaatcagcagaGCCGGTGTTGGCCTGTGCCAGCCAGCCTGGGGCGGGGGCACAGAGGCCGAGGGGCCCGAGCAGCCATGGGTGAGAGTcgggctgggggcagccggggcgagggggggaccagggccagggccagggctaAAGGTaggcccaggcccaggcccaggcccgGGCCCAGGCCCAGCACAAGGCCCAGGGGAGCTGCAGGCGCAGGAGCAGGTGTCTCCCAGCGTGGCCGGGCCTGGGGGACCTGGAGACCTCACCACCCACGAGCCCCACCGTGGCCCAGTTCACCAGGCCTGGGCCCGAGTGCTCAGCCCCAGGGACAACCCCACAACCAGGGTCAGACtggttcctgctgctgctgccttgagGCTCGCCAGCCCCCAGTCAGCCCTGAGCCAGAATGCAGTTATCTAAGCTGGGCTGAGGTGGAAGactaactaagaataagaatataataataattgtaatgaaaaggactataacagaaaaaaagggaaataaaacccaggaaaaggcaagtgatgcacaatgcaattgctcaccacccactgaccgatgcccgagcagcaatccgctcCTCCTGGCCACCTCccccctgtttctatactgggcatgacgttctatggtatggactatgcctttggctagttcgggtcagctgtcctggccgtgctccctcccagcttcttgcacacctgcttgccggcagagcatgggaaagtgaaaaatcctcaacttaagataagcgctacttagcaacaactaaaacatcagtgtgttctcaacattattctcacactacatccaaaccacagcactgtaccagctactgagaagaaaattaactctgtcccagccaaaaccaggccACCTGGGAAGAAAACTGATCATCACTCCAGCCTCTGAAGagcctttttcccctcctctgttCATCCTCAGGTTTACACCTAAGGCTTGAACATGCTGGAGATCTTCCGGGTATGGACCTTCCCCCAACATAGACAATGCTCTTTGGGTAGCTACCTCGGAAGAGTCGGGGGCTGCTCCCTGGGACTTCACCTGTCTCCAGAGGAAACCAAGATGCTCCGGGAGATGTCCTGGAAGAGTATCGGGGTGCTAGCATGCATGGACCTGCATCCAACCTAGGCAATGCTCTTTGGGTTTCTTCATTAGAAgtgtctggggctgctacctgggaatTCCGCTGTCTCCAGAAGAAACCCAAATGCTCCGGGAGATTCCTGGGAGGAGTCCTGGGGAGCTACCGGGcatggacctgcctccaacagCGACAAAACTCTTTGGGTAGCTACCTTGGAGGAGTCTGGGCCTGCTCTCTGGGAATTCACCTGTCTCCAGAGGAGGCCAACACACTCCTGgagctgcctgggaggaatcCTGGGGAGCTACCAAGCCTGGACCTTCCCCCAGCATACACAATGCTCTTTGCGTAGCGACCTTAGAAGCGTTGggggctgctacctgggaatTCTCCTCTCTCCAGGAGAAACCAAAAGTGCTCCTGGAGCTGCCTGGGAGGACTCCTGGGAACAGTGAGGGGCACTGGGGGCACTGGGGGAGtcctgggagcactggggggcactgggagcactggagGTGGGAGGTCCTGGGAGCACTGGGCGGCACTGGGACTACTAGGGAGACTGGGGAGCACTGAGAGTACTGGTGGGCACTGGGAAGCACTGGGGGGGAGCACTGATGGGCACTGGGAGCACTTGGGAGACTAGGGAGCACAGAGGGGCACTGGGAGCTCTGGGCaggcactgggagcactggggagcACTGAGGGACACCAGGAGCACTGGGGGGCACTGGGAGCACTTGGGGAGACTGGGAAGCAGTGAGgggcactgggagcactggagACACTACTGAGCACTGAGgggcactgggagcactgggagggGGCACTGGGGAgggcactgggagcactgggcaCCCCATCATGTCTCCCAGTTACCCCACTCCAGCTCCCTCTCTGGGTGAGGGAGctctggggaggtgggggggtcCCCAGGTTTTTAgcccccccctctccccccccccccagcagagAGGGTTTGATTGACAGCTGGCATTTATTGAGGGGCTGGGGGTTAAGCAGCAGGGTGGGGGGTGCTgagggtgctgggtgctgaggGGGGTGGGGATGCTGGGTGCGGGGGGCACTGGGTGctgtgggtgctgggtgctcAGGTGATGGGTGCTGGGCATGTCCAGgtgtggggtgctgggggtgctgggtgcagggtgctgggggtgtCCAGGTGCTGGGCACTGGGGTTGCTTAGGTGCTGGGGGTTCTGAgtgctgggggtgctgggggtgctgggtggggTGTGGGGGCACCCAGGCGCTCAGATGGAGATGCTGTTCTCCGTCTCCAGCGGGTTCATGTAGTTGTATCTCAGCTCGGCGTGGTGGTTCCTCTCCTCGATGGAGTCCCGGATCTCCTCCAGCCGCCCTTGGAAGGTCCTGATGAGCCGCCGGGGTTCCACCTCCGTGAACCGCTCCTCTGGGTACTGTCCCAGAAACCTCTGGGGGACACAGGGATGGGGACTCATCAGGTTCAAGCACTTGGCTGAGGCCTCTCAAGCCATCTGGGCACCCTGGTAGCTGTAGAGCGATGGTGGCCACCACCCTGGGCTTGGGGATAGCCAAGGTGGTGACGTGCACCCATGCGCTCGTGGGGCACCTCTTGGGGTTCACCAGCCCCACAGAGCTGCCGTTTTGGGGAGGTCATGGCGATGGTGGGGCCAGACTCACCATGTCTTTGAGGCGGGAGCTGAGGAGGATGAGGGCCACCAGGATGTTGGCGGTGGTGTCCACCTCAGGGATGGTGTCGAGGAAGTGCTGGAGGAAGGCCTTGCCCTTCTCCGCCGGTGGCGGGTGGCGCATGGAGGATGGAGAGTTGGGGAGGAAGGCACCCAGGTCATACTGCAGGGTGAGGGGTCACTGTCAGCAGAGGACATCCCTCTGGCATGGGGATGGGTTGGATGGGGATGTTCTCCtgaggtggggtggggtggggacaTCCCTCTGGCATGAGGACAGGTTCGATGGGGATGTTCTCCTGAGGTGGGGTGGGGATGTCCATCTGGCATGGAGAAGGGATGGATGGGAACATCCCTCTGGCATGGGGACAGGTTGGATGGGGACCTTCTCCTGAGGTGGGGGTGTCCCTTTGGCATGGAGAAGCAATGGAAGGGGACGTCCCTCCAGCATGAAGAGAGGTGGGACACGGACATCTACCCTGGCTCAGGATGGGGACATCCCTCCTGCGCACAGAGGGGTTGGGGACATCTCTCCAGTGTGGGTCGGGGACAGTTGGGGACATCTTTTGGGTGCAGAGGGGTCAGAGGTCCCCTGTCCCACCTGCCCATTGTTGACGGCCGCGTGCTGCACTGAGCAGGTGAACACCACCATGGTGAGGAACTTGTTGAGCTCCGCCACCGTCTGCAGCGAGGAGGGGATACCTggcgggagggcagggggggacAGCAAAGAGCGTCAGGGACCTGTCCTTGTCCCCCCACCACCCCTGAGGACATCCCagggcacccatgggtgcaggGACGCAGTACCTGAGGAGGTCCTGCCCAAGAAGCCGTTGGTGAAGATGTCCATCACCCACGCCTGCAGCTCGGCGTCCCCGCTCACCGCCTTGTCCTCCCCGTAGTAGAAAGCCACGATGCCGGAGACGAAGCTACCGTGGGGTGAGGTGACCATGAGGTCATGGAGCACCCAGGGGACCACTGCCAGCTGTCACCCAACCCCTTGTCCCACCTCTCGATGGCTTCCCAGAGGCTCATCCCGTCATCCCGGTAGTGGTAGTTGGGGAGGTGGGCCATGCCGCGGTGCCGGATGTCAtcggggaggcagagggaggtgtAGGTGACCTTCTCCAAGCCCCGCTGGACGATCAGCAGCATCCCCTCATAGGTGACTCCCGAGCcctggcggggagggggcacccatgggtgctcaGGGCAGGAGGCATCAtgcccccctccagcccccagctgccccagtGCACCCCAGTGTTCCCAGTATACTCCAGTGCCCCCAGTGCTCCCCAGCTccaaccccccccccaggcTGTCTAGTGTCTCCCAGGGTCTTCAGTGCTCCACAGTGccccccagtgctcccagtagacccccagtgcccccagtgctcccagggCATGAGTACTCCAAGTACCCCCTCAGTGCTCCCCAGTGccccccagtgctcccagtacACCCCAGTGCCCCCAAGTGCTCCCCAGACCCTGCCCGTGCTCTCCAGTGTCCTCCAGGGCCCTCTGTGCTCCCCAGTGCccccccagtgctcccagtagacccccagtgccccccagtgctcccaggcCACGAGTACTCCAAGTACCCCCTCAGTGCTCCCCAGTGCccccccagtgctcccagcagaCCCCCGGTGCCCCCCAGTGccccccagtgctcccagggCATGAGTACTCCAAGTACCCCCTCAGTGCTCCCCAGTGCCCCCAGTATACCCCCCCAAGTGCTCCCATTACACTCCAGCCCCTCCCAACCCATGCTTGCTAGTGCCCCCCAGTATTCCCAGTATACCCCACTGTCCCCagtgctccccagccccaccccCATGCTCTCTAGTGTCCCCCAGGGCCCTCTGTGCTTCCCAGTgcctcccagtgcccccagtATACTACAGTGCCCCCCAGTGCTTCCAGTACACCCCAGTGccccccagtgctcccagtagaccccagtgctcccagtccCTGGGGATCACCTTGGTGATGACGCCGCCAGGGTTGATGAGGACGCTCCGGGCCAACGTGTTGATGTGCAACGTGAAATGGAAGTGGGGGATGAGGAGCTAGTGGTGGGAACCAAGCCCTTGGAGATGACCGGGGACCTCCCAAGGAgcttggggggcggggggggggtgttgggggggggggggtcactGCGGTCAGATGGGCGGTCCTGAGGTGGGACCTTACCTTGAAGAGGGGGTGACAGCTGGGCAGTTGGCGTAGGGTGGCAATGGCGAAGACCTCCCCGAAGAGGTGGGTCCTCAAGAGGTGGGTGAGGAGCTGGTGGCTGTAGAAGTCGGCGTTGCGCACCCAGGTCTTGGCCAAGAGCCAGTCCCACTCGGCATCGCTCGGTAAGAAGATGGGGCTGGTGGGTCCCGGCGTTTGGCTGAGCTGCGGGGACACGACCACGTGGTGGCACCATCTCCACCACCACCATGGTGGAGTTGTCCACCGGTTTGGGGTGGGATATCCCTACCTGGATGGCGACGGGGCGTAGGCGCCCATCGGCGCCCtggtgcagcaggcagagcgGGGCCGCCATGTGCTGCTGGCGCCCGTGGATGATGCTGGCCGGGATGCCCTCCAGCACCTCATAGTCCACGATGAAGATCCGACCCTCTTGCATCTCTTTGCCCAGGTTGGTGCCACCACCCAAAGAGCCAGCCACCATCTCCGGCGTCACCGGGAATTTGGCCGGCAGCGCCATGCATTGCTGGATGATGATGGGGTTGTTGCCGTTGAGGAACTGGTAACCGAAGAAGTCGTCTTCTCGCCAGTGCCTGGCCACGTACTCGGGGACTGAGGGGGTGGCCGGATGTCAGCACCCAACCGCCCACCCCTCCACGTCGAGCCAGGGACTTCCTGGGAAGCGCTGGGTGGCGGGGGAGGACACACAAGGCACCCACCGATCTCCCTGCCCCGCGTGCGGGAGAAGATGCTGCGCATCTCATCCAGGCTCTTCCAGGAGGTGGGTCTCAACAGGAACGCTGCCAGAAGGTGGGAGGCCCTTCTACAGGCCAGAGGTGGACCTCAGCACCCACCATCCCGTCCCTGGCCCCCCCGCCAGCCTCCCGGGACAGGGTGGCACTGGCAATGTTCCTCACCGCCATCACCCAGGTCCTCCCCAACCTTGGGGCATTGCTTACTGGAAGATGAGGGCACCAGTGAAGGTGGTGGCCCTCACGCAGGAGAACTGAACGTTGGAGTCCAGCTCAAGGATGGAGTCCACGTTGAGGCAACGGGGCCAGCCGTCAGCGAAGTTCTTCCACCTGCGGGTGGGACATGGGGACAGACATCAGCGTCACCGCTGGCTAAGCCACCCTGGCCATGGTGGGCCTCCATCCTTATGTCTCTGCTCTCACTGGTAAGCCTCCTGCCGTGCCTTCAGCTCCTGCCGCCGATGCTCCTTGAGGACCTCCAGCTCATCGTCTGCCAGCTTCTTCcctggaaaggaggagagaggggtCAAGGtcggacccccccccccagctagCAGAGGAGGGTGGGGGTGGGATGGGTCCTACCTGAGCCCTCCCGGAACTGCACCGTGGTGACCCCCTCCAGCCAATGGTAGCAGGGGAAGCGGTAGAGGGTGCCGTCGGGGGCTGTCACGCGGACGTCCTTGCAGTACCAGGCATCCTCCAAGAAGAGCCGCCACTTGTGCAGGCGGATGAGGACGACGGGACCCAAGTCCCGCTCGCAGCGCACGGTCAGATCCTTCTCCTGGGCGGGGGGatggtttttgggggggagggggtggggcAGCTGCCCCGGCGTGGCACCAGGGGATACGGGGCTCAGAGCATCCCCCAAGGATCCTCTTCCTCAATCTCCCCAAGACCCCTTTCCTCCATCCCTTACCCTCCGTCCTCCCCCCAAAATCCTTTTCCTCCATTCCCACAGGACCCCTTTCCTccacccccccagcaccccttTCCTCCATCCCCCCCAAATCCTTTTCCTCCATCCCCCCAAGACCACTTCCAACCATCCCCCCCTCAGGACCCCATTCCTCCGTCCCCCCAGATGCTTTTCCTCCATCCCCCATGACTCCTGCCCACCATCCCCCCCAAGACCCCTTCCCACCATCCCCCAGGACCCCTCCCACCATCCCCCAAGACCCCTTCCCACCATCCCCCCAGGACCCCTCCCACCATCCCCCAAGACCTTTTCCCACCATCCCCCAGGACCCCTCCCCCCATCCCCCAAGACCCTTTCCCACCATCCCCCAAGACCCCTCCCACCATCCCCCAAGACCCTTTCCCACCATCCCCCAAGACCCCTCCCACCATCCCCCCAGGACCCCTCCCCCCATCCCCCAAGACCCCTCCCACCATCCCCCCAGGACCCCTCCCACCATCCCCCAAGACCCCTCCTACCATCCCCCAAGACCCTTTCCCACCATCCCCCAAGACCCCTCCCACCATCCCCCCAGGACCCCTCCCACCATCCCCCAAGACCCCTTCCCACCATCCCCCAAGACCCCTTCCCATCATCCCCCCAGGACCCCTTCCCACCATCCCCCAAGACCACTTCCCAccatccccccccccaggaCCCCTCCCACCATCCCCCAAGACCCTTTCCCACCATCCCCCCAGGACCCCTCCCCCCATCCCCCAAGACCCCTCCCACCATCCCCCCAGGACCCCTCCCACCATCCCCCAAGAcccctcccccatcccccaAGACCCTTTCCCACCATCCCCCAAGACCCCTCCCACCATCCCCCAAGACCCTTTCCCACCATCCCCCAAGACCCCTCCCACCATCCCCCCAGGACCCCTCCCCCCATCCCCCAGGACCCTCCCACCATCCCCCAAGACCCCTTCCCACCATCCCCCCAGGACCCTCCCACCATCCCCCAAGACCCTTTCCCACCATCCCCCCAGGACCCCTCCCCCCATCCCCCAAGACCCTTTCCCACCATCCCCCAAGACCCCTCCCACCATCCCCCAAGACCCTTTCCCACCAAATCCCACCAAGACCCCTCCCCCCATCCCCCAGACCCCTCCCACCATCCCCCCAGGAcccctcccccatcccccaAGACCCCTCCCACCATCCCCCAGGACCCCTCCCACCATCCCCCAGGACCCCTCCCACCATCCCCCAAGACCCCTTCCCACC
Protein-coding regions in this window:
- the LOC127028893 gene encoding hydroperoxide isomerase ALOXE3-like, which gives rise to MAVYKVKVATGDILQAGTRNSISITLVGSRGESRQTSLNSWFQPGMEKDLTVRCERDLGPVVLIRLHKWRLFLEDAWYCKDVRVTAPDGTLYRFPCYHWLEGVTTVQFREGSGKKLADDELEVLKEHRRQELKARQEAYQWKNFADGWPRCLNVDSILELDSNVQFSCVRATTFTGALIFQRASHLLAAFLLRPTSWKSLDEMRSIFSRTRGREIVPEYVARHWREDDFFGYQFLNGNNPIIIQQCMALPAKFPVTPEMVAGSLGGGTNLGKEMQEGRIFIVDYEVLEGIPASIIHGRQQHMAAPLCLLHQGADGRLRPVAIQLSQTPGPTSPIFLPSDAEWDWLLAKTWVRNADFYSHQLLTHLLRTHLFGEVFAIATLRQLPSCHPLFKLLIPHFHFTLHINTLARSVLINPGGVITKGSGVTYEGMLLIVQRGLEKVTYTSLCLPDDIRHRGMAHLPNYHYRDDGMSLWEAIESFVSGIVAFYYGEDKAVSGDAELQAWVMDIFTNGFLGRTSSGIPSSLQTVAELNKFLTMVVFTCSVQHAAVNNGQYDLGAFLPNSPSSMRHPPPAEKGKAFLQHFLDTIPEVDTTANILVALILLSSRLKDMRFLGQYPEERFTEVEPRRLIRTFQGRLEEIRDSIEERNHHAELRYNYMNPLETENSISI